A part of Streptomyces sp. NBC_01451 genomic DNA contains:
- a CDS encoding ATP-binding protein, protein MASVIPSPPLGTDAAADRSGPGSAAPLRPGTADERRFRFELAAHPGSPAQARRLTRARLTGWSVCEDTCDTAALVVTELVTNAIVHTASSHIVCELHDGADLVRIAVRDEGCAPGVPHQSPQRPDDEQGRGLLLVEAMCRAWGAQEHGPGLLVWAELARAADAGADAHDGTAARGDLGWGAPPPRPGTAGDPEPEPADGTQAHHGHHGRHRFQGHATTGTGTEAEWV, encoded by the coding sequence GTGGCAAGCGTGATTCCGTCCCCGCCCTTAGGAACAGACGCCGCCGCGGACCGCTCCGGTCCCGGGTCCGCAGCCCCGCTGCGCCCCGGCACGGCGGACGAGCGCCGGTTCCGCTTCGAGCTGGCCGCCCATCCGGGCTCGCCCGCGCAGGCCCGCCGCCTGACGCGTGCCAGGCTCACGGGCTGGTCGGTCTGCGAGGACACCTGCGACACGGCGGCCCTGGTCGTCACCGAACTGGTCACCAACGCCATCGTGCACACCGCGAGCAGCCACATAGTCTGCGAGCTGCACGACGGCGCCGACCTGGTGCGCATAGCCGTGCGTGACGAGGGCTGCGCACCCGGTGTGCCGCATCAGTCGCCGCAGCGCCCCGACGACGAGCAGGGGAGGGGGCTGCTCCTCGTCGAGGCCATGTGCAGGGCCTGGGGCGCCCAGGAACACGGCCCCGGCCTGCTGGTCTGGGCGGAACTCGCCCGGGCGGCCGACGCGGGCGCCGACGCCCACGACGGCACGGCGGCCCGAGGAGACCTCGGCTGGGGCGCGCCACCACCCCGGCCCGGCACGGCCGGCGACCCGGAACCGGAGCCCGCCGACGGCACACAGGCGCACCACGGACACCACGGGCGCCACCGGTTTCAGGGGCACGCGACAACGGGGACGGGGACAGAGGCCGAATGGGTGTAA
- a CDS encoding helix-turn-helix domain-containing protein, with protein MSEPRSAPTVGQVVLGRRLLDLRERAGLRREEAARILRVAPATVRRMEMAEVTLKIPYLQLLLKSYGVSDEESEAFVQLAEDANLPGWWQRFHDVLPGWFSMHVSLEGAASLIRQYEPHFVPGLLQTEEYALGVLKSGAIGQTRPEDIERHVALRMERQGLLTREGAPRLWVVMDETVLRRPVGGPEVMRAQIDRMLDATDLPNVTLQVAPFSAGPHPGTYGPFVLFRFAVPELPDMVYSEYLTGAVYLDSRTEVATHLEVMDRMAAQSATAHRTKEILRDLRKEL; from the coding sequence GTGAGCGAACCGCGGTCCGCGCCGACGGTCGGACAGGTCGTCCTCGGCCGGCGCCTGTTGGACCTGCGGGAGCGTGCGGGCCTGCGGCGCGAGGAGGCCGCGCGCATCCTCCGGGTCGCCCCCGCCACCGTCCGCCGTATGGAGATGGCCGAGGTCACGCTCAAGATCCCCTACCTCCAGCTCCTCCTGAAGTCGTACGGCGTCTCGGACGAGGAGTCCGAGGCGTTCGTCCAGCTGGCCGAGGACGCCAATCTGCCCGGGTGGTGGCAGCGGTTCCACGACGTGCTGCCCGGCTGGTTCTCCATGCACGTCAGCCTGGAGGGCGCGGCGAGCCTCATCCGCCAGTACGAGCCCCACTTCGTCCCCGGACTGCTTCAGACCGAGGAGTACGCCCTTGGTGTCCTGAAATCGGGCGCCATCGGCCAGACCAGACCCGAGGACATCGAACGCCATGTCGCGCTGCGCATGGAACGCCAGGGACTGCTCACCCGGGAGGGCGCGCCCCGGCTGTGGGTCGTGATGGACGAGACCGTTCTGCGCCGCCCGGTGGGTGGCCCGGAGGTGATGCGTGCGCAGATCGACAGAATGCTCGACGCCACGGACCTGCCCAATGTGACGCTCCAGGTCGCCCCCTTCTCCGCGGGGCCGCACCCGGGTACGTACGGGCCGTTCGTGCTGTTCCGTTTTGCCGTGCCGGAACTCCCGGACATGGTCTACAGCGAGTACCTGACCGGCGCCGTCTATCTGGACTCGCGCACCGAGGTGGCAACCCACCTGGAGGTCATGGACCGCATGGCGGCTCAGTCCGCTACAGCACATCGCACGAAGGAGATCCTCCGGGATCTCCGCAAGGAGCTCTGA
- a CDS encoding DUF397 domain-containing protein: protein MPAGELGSEGWHKPWSGGNGGNCLEAMKLADGRIAVRQSTDPDGPALIYTTAEMLAFIEGAKAGEADFLLS from the coding sequence ATGCCCGCCGGTGAACTGGGCAGCGAGGGCTGGCACAAGCCGTGGAGCGGCGGCAACGGCGGCAACTGCCTGGAGGCGATGAAGCTCGCCGACGGCCGGATCGCCGTACGCCAGTCCACCGACCCGGACGGTCCGGCGCTGATCTACACCACCGCCGAGATGCTCGCCTTCATCGAGGGCGCCAAGGCGGGGGAGGCCGACTTCCTGCTCTCCTGA
- a CDS encoding SAM-dependent methyltransferase: MTGQHPIEMDTSRPHPARMYDWYLGGKDNYPVDEAMGRQMLALDPRVPVMAKVNRAFMQRATRWLAGHGVRQFLDVGTGIPTEPNLHQIAQEIAPDARVVYCDNDPIVLAHAAALLRGTEEGVTEYLQADVRDPDAIVEGAKKVLDFDRPVALSLVALLHFISDEDGAHDLVGRLLAALPAGSYLVMTHATADFSPEESAAATAKLKAAGVTLALRSRTEFARFFDGLDLIEPGVEVVDKWHPELGEPIPGQEDGVIPGYGAVGRTS, from the coding sequence ATGACCGGGCAGCACCCCATCGAGATGGACACCAGCAGGCCTCATCCCGCGCGCATGTACGACTGGTACCTGGGCGGCAAGGACAACTACCCGGTCGACGAGGCGATGGGCCGGCAGATGCTCGCCCTCGACCCGCGCGTCCCGGTGATGGCGAAGGTCAACCGTGCCTTCATGCAGCGCGCCACACGCTGGCTGGCCGGGCACGGCGTCCGTCAGTTCCTGGACGTCGGCACCGGCATCCCGACCGAGCCGAACCTCCATCAGATCGCCCAGGAGATCGCGCCCGACGCGCGGGTCGTCTACTGCGACAACGACCCCATCGTGCTGGCCCACGCGGCGGCCCTGCTGCGCGGTACGGAGGAGGGGGTCACCGAGTACCTCCAGGCCGATGTGCGCGACCCGGACGCCATCGTCGAGGGCGCGAAGAAGGTCCTGGACTTCGACCGGCCCGTCGCGCTCTCCCTCGTCGCCCTGCTGCACTTCATCTCCGACGAGGACGGCGCGCACGACCTGGTCGGCCGCCTGCTGGCCGCCCTGCCCGCCGGCAGCTACCTGGTGATGACCCACGCGACCGCCGACTTCTCCCCGGAGGAGTCGGCCGCCGCGACGGCGAAGCTCAAGGCCGCGGGCGTCACCCTCGCCCTGCGCTCCCGCACCGAGTTCGCCCGCTTCTTCGACGGCCTCGACCTGATCGAGCCCGGCGTCGAGGTGGTCGACAAGTGGCACCCCGAGCTGGGCGAACCGATCCCGGGCCAGGAGGACGGCGTTATTCCGGGCTACGGTGCGGTGGGCCGCACGTCCTGA